The Ooceraea biroi isolate clonal line C1 chromosome 1, Obir_v5.4, whole genome shotgun sequence genome has a window encoding:
- the LOC105275080 gene encoding uncharacterized protein LOC105275080, whose amino-acid sequence MGCSTNLDILQKQLTFNVSSWFSAFNIFVHMLEDPSNVDKAIDLFINNFANISRLEPNPDVMEYHMTIIQFIDKCNNEDQLQKVNIT is encoded by the exons ATGGGCTGTTCGACAAATCTGGACATTCTGCAGAAGcaattaacttttaacgttAGCAGTTGGTTCAGTGCCTTCAATATATTTGTTCACATGCTGGAGGATCCATCAAATGTAGACAAAGCAATTGATCTTTTCATTAATAACTTCGCCAATATTTCCAGACTTGAACC taATCCAGATGTAATGGAGTATCACATGACTATTATTCAGTTCATCGACAAGTGTAACAACGAAGATCAGCTACAGAaggttaatataacataa